A portion of the Edaphobacter bradus genome contains these proteins:
- a CDS encoding GNAT family N-acetyltransferase produces MPVSESTSSSRPRVGGATVRKARLPDAVNIFELVNSLSSDGTLLRRSYAEICENVRDFTIAESESGVFLGCGALHLYGPHLAEVRSIVVKPEAKGQGAGGRVLRALIEEAEEQGVTCVCLFTRIPDFFFHFGFRVVDRTTLPDKIYKDCQTCPRLYACDEVAMARGPVPKIAVLGPSKFPRPELVKLQAGSIAAAPVPPADEHRK; encoded by the coding sequence ATGCCTGTAAGCGAATCGACCTCATCCTCGCGGCCGCGTGTGGGCGGGGCCACGGTTCGCAAGGCTAGGCTGCCTGATGCGGTGAACATCTTCGAGCTGGTCAACTCGCTCTCAAGCGACGGTACGCTGCTGCGCCGGAGCTACGCTGAGATATGCGAGAACGTCCGTGACTTTACCATCGCAGAGAGTGAGAGCGGCGTCTTTCTGGGTTGCGGCGCGCTGCATCTGTATGGACCGCACCTAGCCGAAGTTCGCTCCATCGTCGTCAAGCCCGAAGCCAAGGGACAGGGAGCGGGCGGTAGGGTGCTGCGTGCGCTGATCGAGGAAGCCGAGGAGCAGGGTGTCACCTGCGTCTGCCTCTTCACACGCATCCCGGACTTCTTCTTCCATTTCGGCTTTCGCGTCGTCGATCGGACAACGCTGCCCGACAAGATCTACAAAGACTGCCAGACCTGCCCTCGGCTGTACGCGTGCGATGAGGTCGCTATGGCCCGCGGGCCAGTCCCCAAGATTGCGGTCCTCGGCCCAAGCAAGTTTCCCAGGCCCGAACTGGTGAAGCTGCAGGCAGGCTCAATCGCGGCCGCGCCTGTTCCGCCTGCCGATGAGCACAGAAAATAA
- the argH gene encoding argininosuccinate lyase: MWSGRFREPLDPRFEAWQRSFPFDVRLLPQEVAASKAHARMIAAAGILSDAELAAMLDGLDRVIPSATEAARSTAGEALSTDAAIVALNPQAEDIHHFVELTLTKLIGDLALKLHTGRSRNEQIATDMRLFVRDAIDETLGGLIEWRKALIEQARVADNSVMPSYTHLQRAEPVLVAHWLLAYVSMLERDFSRLLDCRKRMNLCPLGSGAIAGATLALDRNIAAEALSFEAPTPNSMDATSDRDFAIEFTQALATLGLHISRFAEELTLHSTAEFGFLDLPERFSTGSSAMPQKKNPDLTELIRGKSGRLQGTAITLATILKGLPLAYNKDLQEGQEPVFDAADTISGILAVLPDFTQALRFRLDAMNAAAQKGYLNAMAAATYLTHKGVPFRKAHEKIGQAVRLGLESGRELNELTLDELRGFGDEFEADFFDAVTLEATLDCHDVIGGTARSRVKSAIEDASRRVVSDAAVLASKKSAKLPVERTVSV; the protein is encoded by the coding sequence ATGTGGTCCGGGCGGTTCCGCGAACCGCTCGACCCTCGCTTTGAGGCCTGGCAGCGTTCGTTTCCCTTCGATGTGCGGCTCCTCCCCCAGGAGGTAGCCGCCTCGAAGGCGCACGCGCGCATGATCGCCGCGGCGGGCATCCTGAGTGACGCCGAGCTTGCTGCGATGCTCGACGGCCTCGACAGAGTGATTCCATCTGCGACAGAGGCAGCAAGGTCCACTGCCGGCGAGGCTCTCTCTACTGACGCCGCTATTGTGGCTCTCAACCCACAGGCCGAAGATATCCACCACTTCGTCGAGCTCACGCTCACGAAGCTCATCGGCGATCTCGCTCTGAAGCTGCACACTGGACGCAGCCGCAACGAGCAGATTGCGACCGACATGCGCCTCTTTGTGCGCGACGCCATCGACGAAACGCTTGGCGGCTTGATCGAATGGCGCAAGGCGCTGATCGAGCAAGCGCGCGTTGCGGACAATTCTGTGATGCCTTCCTACACGCATCTGCAACGGGCCGAGCCGGTGCTGGTCGCGCACTGGCTACTGGCGTACGTTTCAATGCTCGAGCGAGACTTCAGCCGCCTGCTGGATTGCCGCAAGCGCATGAATCTCTGCCCGCTCGGCTCAGGAGCGATTGCCGGAGCGACGCTGGCTCTTGATCGCAATATTGCGGCTGAGGCCCTCAGCTTCGAAGCGCCCACGCCAAACAGCATGGACGCGACCAGCGATCGCGACTTCGCCATCGAGTTTACCCAGGCACTGGCGACGCTCGGACTGCACATCTCGCGCTTCGCCGAAGAGCTGACGCTCCACTCGACGGCAGAGTTCGGCTTCCTCGATCTGCCCGAGCGCTTCTCGACGGGCTCGAGCGCCATGCCGCAGAAGAAGAACCCCGATTTGACGGAGTTGATCCGCGGCAAATCGGGTCGTCTGCAGGGCACAGCGATCACGCTGGCCACGATCCTCAAGGGACTCCCGCTTGCCTACAACAAGGACCTACAGGAGGGCCAGGAACCGGTTTTCGACGCCGCCGATACGATCAGCGGCATCCTCGCGGTTCTGCCCGACTTTACGCAGGCTCTGCGCTTCCGCCTCGACGCGATGAACGCTGCCGCTCAGAAGGGCTACCTGAACGCCATGGCTGCCGCCACTTACCTGACGCACAAGGGAGTTCCCTTCCGCAAGGCGCACGAGAAGATCGGCCAGGCCGTGCGTCTGGGGCTTGAGTCTGGCCGCGAACTCAACGAACTGACGCTCGATGAGCTGCGCGGCTTCGGCGATGAGTTCGAAGCGGACTTCTTCGACGCCGTTACGTTGGAAGCCACGCTGGACTGCCACGACGTTATCGGCGGCACGGCGCGCAGTCGCGTCAAGAGTGCCATCGAAGATGCCTCCCGACGCGTTGTGTCCGACGCAGCCGTGCTTGCATCTAAAAAGTCTGCGAAACTACCGGTGGAGCGTACTGTCAGTGTCTAA
- a CDS encoding argininosuccinate synthase — protein sequence MAEKVVLAYSGGLDTSIIIPWLNENYGYDVIAFIADVGQGEDIDAVVAKAYATGAKKAIVKDLREEFLREYVFPTVRAGAVYEHKYLLGTSIARPVIAKHQVEVALAEGATALAHGCTGKGNDQVRFEHAFQALAPHLKVIAPWREWTLKSREDCLDYAEAHGIPVEASRTKIHSRDRNLWHVSHEGGELEGTDKPVDPTTWRMSKSPQDAPDREEFVEIGFEAGVPVSVDGQKLPPVQLVELLNEIGGRNAIGRIDIVENRFVGMKSRGAYETPGGTLILEALRQLEALTLDRETEHFKESLALKYAELVYFGLWFTPLRDALDAFFAKTEENVTGSVKLALYKGNISVVSRTSDVSLYSADLSSFTMGASYDQKDAEGFIKILGLPARVRAQVLGQKAKHKELAK from the coding sequence ATGGCAGAGAAAGTTGTACTTGCATACTCCGGTGGACTCGATACCTCGATCATCATTCCATGGCTCAACGAGAACTATGGCTACGACGTCATCGCCTTCATCGCAGATGTTGGACAGGGCGAGGACATCGACGCCGTCGTCGCCAAGGCCTATGCCACTGGCGCGAAGAAGGCGATCGTCAAGGACCTGCGCGAGGAGTTCCTTCGCGAATATGTCTTCCCCACTGTCCGCGCTGGCGCTGTGTATGAGCACAAGTACCTGCTCGGCACCTCGATCGCTCGGCCGGTGATCGCCAAGCACCAGGTCGAGGTCGCGCTCGCTGAGGGAGCAACGGCGCTCGCACACGGCTGCACCGGCAAGGGCAACGACCAGGTCCGCTTCGAGCATGCGTTTCAGGCGCTTGCTCCCCACCTGAAGGTAATCGCTCCGTGGCGTGAGTGGACGCTGAAGTCGCGCGAGGATTGCCTGGACTATGCGGAGGCGCATGGCATCCCGGTCGAGGCGAGCCGCACCAAGATTCACTCGCGTGACCGCAACCTATGGCACGTCTCGCACGAGGGCGGCGAGCTCGAGGGCACGGACAAGCCCGTCGATCCGACGACGTGGCGCATGAGCAAGTCCCCACAGGACGCTCCCGACCGCGAGGAATTCGTCGAGATCGGCTTCGAGGCGGGAGTTCCGGTCTCGGTCGATGGCCAGAAGCTGCCCCCGGTGCAGCTTGTCGAACTGCTCAACGAGATCGGCGGACGCAACGCGATTGGCCGCATCGACATCGTTGAGAACCGCTTCGTCGGCATGAAGTCGCGCGGAGCGTATGAGACTCCGGGCGGCACGCTCATCCTCGAGGCGCTGCGCCAGCTCGAGGCATTGACACTCGACCGCGAGACGGAGCACTTCAAGGAGTCCCTCGCCCTCAAGTACGCCGAGCTTGTTTACTTCGGTCTCTGGTTCACGCCGCTCCGCGACGCTCTCGACGCGTTCTTCGCCAAGACAGAAGAGAACGTCACTGGCTCGGTGAAGCTGGCTCTCTACAAAGGCAACATCTCCGTTGTCAGCCGCACGAGCGACGTCTCGCTATACTCGGCCGACCTCTCGTCCTTCACGATGGGCGCGAGCTACGACCAGAAGGACGCCGAGGGCTTCATCAAAATCCTCGGCCTCCCCGCGCGCGTCCGCGCCCAGGTGCTTGGGCAGAAGGCGAAGCACAAGGAGCTTGCCAAGTGA
- the argF gene encoding ornithine carbamoyltransferase yields the protein MGSKTVVMTAKLGESAGEETPRKATATLGIQSDTAFNEAAKRLNGRDFCSIADLTVQEMAAIMELAHAVKTHPEDFRHALDAKQMVMFFEKASLRTRLTFEAAINTLGGNAIFVDQTQSPLGERESLSDMARNLERWMSVIVLRTYSHETITEMAACSQVPVINALSDFEHPCQAIADFFTLEERFGSAEGLRFAYVGDGNNVCHSLMLTAAQLGAHCTVASPKGFAPKLEIIHKAIEIAEQTGGSITLLHDPIKAVTGADAVYTDVCTSMGFEHEATKRAPIFKPYQVNEALMAHAQPDAVFMHCLPAHRNAEVTDAVLDGAQSVVFDQAENRLHAQKALLLMLLGGAKRISNSKRGTQAKKRPSLA from the coding sequence ATGGGTAGCAAGACAGTAGTGATGACCGCAAAGCTTGGCGAGAGCGCCGGCGAAGAGACGCCTCGAAAGGCTACCGCGACTCTGGGGATTCAATCAGACACCGCCTTCAACGAAGCGGCGAAGCGCCTGAACGGCCGGGACTTCTGCTCGATTGCCGACCTGACTGTGCAGGAGATGGCGGCCATCATGGAGCTGGCGCACGCCGTCAAGACCCATCCAGAAGACTTCAGACACGCGCTGGACGCCAAGCAGATGGTGATGTTCTTTGAGAAGGCCTCGCTTCGGACTCGTCTGACGTTTGAGGCGGCGATCAACACCCTCGGCGGCAACGCTATCTTCGTTGACCAGACGCAGTCTCCTCTCGGAGAGCGCGAGTCGCTGTCGGACATGGCGCGCAACCTTGAGCGATGGATGAGCGTCATCGTACTGCGCACGTACTCTCACGAGACCATCACGGAGATGGCGGCATGCTCGCAGGTTCCCGTGATCAATGCCCTGTCGGACTTCGAGCATCCCTGTCAGGCAATCGCCGACTTCTTCACCCTAGAGGAACGCTTCGGCTCGGCTGAAGGGCTGCGTTTCGCCTATGTGGGCGACGGCAACAATGTCTGCCACTCATTGATGCTGACGGCAGCGCAGCTTGGCGCTCACTGCACCGTGGCTTCGCCGAAGGGCTTCGCGCCCAAACTCGAGATCATCCACAAGGCGATCGAGATCGCTGAGCAGACGGGCGGCAGCATCACCCTTCTGCACGATCCGATCAAGGCCGTGACTGGCGCGGACGCTGTCTATACGGACGTCTGCACCAGCATGGGCTTCGAGCACGAGGCAACCAAACGCGCTCCGATATTTAAGCCGTATCAGGTCAACGAGGCGTTGATGGCGCACGCTCAGCCTGATGCGGTCTTCATGCACTGCCTTCCGGCTCACCGCAACGCCGAAGTCACCGATGCTGTTCTTGATGGCGCGCAGTCGGTGGTCTTCGATCAAGCGGAGAACCGTTTGCATGCACAGAAGGCTCTGCTGTTGATGCTGCTCGGCGGCGCAAAGCGAATCTCTAACAGCAAGCGCGGGACCCAGGCGAAGAAGCGTCCGTCACTCGCCTGA
- a CDS encoding aspartate aminotransferase family protein, with product MKLASIQAAEKKLLLHTYERNPYLFVSGKGVYLQDENGQEYLDLLSGIGVSALGYSHPAIEKAILDQSKRLLHTSNLFYHEGTADLALRLTEISGLDRVFFCNSGTEAWEAALKLARAHATRLRNNGKRIGTKFLALEHSFHGRTMGSVATTHKEKYRVPFAPVMPDVEFVRFNDVDDLRKKFSRDVCAICIEPVQGEGGIHPVSQEFFAAARELCNSTGALLLADEIQSGLGRTGKWFAYQHYGLQPDVTTLAKPIAGGIPMGAMMCTDEAALAFTPGIHGTTFGGGPLACAVATAVLDTMQREDMLTHIREVGDFFMAELHKLASRHECIVGVRGMGLMIGVELSSAELAQKIAAQMMENKIIVNRTSETVLRFLPPYIVEHKHVEIAVRALDELLKVRTAYASASPAGENSHG from the coding sequence ATGAAGCTTGCATCGATTCAGGCAGCGGAGAAGAAGCTGCTTCTTCACACCTACGAACGTAACCCCTACCTCTTCGTGAGTGGTAAGGGAGTGTACCTTCAGGATGAAAATGGACAGGAGTACCTTGACCTGTTGAGCGGCATCGGCGTTTCGGCGCTCGGATACAGTCATCCAGCGATCGAGAAGGCAATTCTCGATCAGAGCAAGCGGCTGCTGCATACCTCGAACCTCTTCTATCACGAGGGCACTGCTGATCTTGCTCTGCGGCTGACCGAGATCAGCGGTCTCGACCGCGTCTTCTTCTGCAACAGCGGAACTGAGGCATGGGAGGCCGCACTGAAGCTGGCGCGCGCGCACGCAACACGCCTCCGTAACAATGGCAAACGCATCGGAACGAAGTTCCTTGCGCTGGAGCACAGCTTTCATGGCCGCACGATGGGCTCGGTGGCGACGACACACAAGGAGAAGTACCGAGTGCCGTTTGCTCCAGTGATGCCCGATGTTGAGTTCGTCCGCTTCAACGACGTCGACGATCTCAGGAAGAAGTTTTCCAGGGACGTATGCGCGATCTGCATCGAGCCGGTCCAGGGAGAGGGCGGCATCCATCCCGTCTCGCAGGAGTTTTTTGCGGCAGCCCGTGAGCTCTGCAACTCCACCGGAGCGCTTCTCCTGGCCGATGAGATTCAAAGCGGCCTCGGACGCACAGGAAAGTGGTTCGCATACCAACACTACGGCCTGCAGCCGGACGTCACAACCCTTGCAAAGCCCATCGCAGGCGGAATTCCCATGGGGGCGATGATGTGCACGGATGAGGCAGCACTTGCATTTACACCGGGCATCCACGGGACTACCTTTGGTGGAGGGCCGCTTGCCTGCGCAGTCGCCACGGCTGTGCTCGACACGATGCAGCGCGAGGATATGCTCACGCACATTCGCGAGGTTGGCGACTTCTTCATGGCGGAGCTTCATAAGCTGGCTTCGCGACATGAGTGCATCGTGGGTGTACGCGGAATGGGTCTTATGATCGGCGTCGAACTATCGTCGGCGGAACTGGCGCAGAAAATCGCTGCGCAGATGATGGAGAACAAGATCATTGTCAACAGAACCAGCGAGACGGTTCTGCGTTTTCTGCCTCCTTACATTGTTGAACATAAGCACGTCGAGATCGCTGTCCGAGCGCTCGATGAGCTTCTAAAAGTTCGCACGGCGTATGCTAGCGCATCGCCAGCAGGAGAAAACTCACATGGGTAG
- the argB gene encoding acetylglutamate kinase, whose translation MIFVVKLGGAAIEDAALLHACGKAIADLVADGNQVAVVHGGGVQLTRTLAQLGKKSEFVSGLRITDAETRDAALMVLAGRVNKSLVAAIGSHGQAAVGLSGGDGHVFRARKKKTTPDLGFVGEIAAADPRWLEAIWKMNAVPVISSIALGFDGEYYNINADEMAAACAVSTKADTLVFLTDVPGVKGADGSVMRWLTLAQIPALEKEQVISGGMLPKLKACRDALMCGVKRVRILPAGSAPQLPDLCSTRVNDGTEVMVA comes from the coding sequence GTGATATTTGTTGTCAAGCTAGGCGGTGCAGCCATTGAGGATGCTGCTCTGCTTCACGCGTGCGGAAAGGCAATCGCCGATCTTGTGGCCGATGGCAACCAGGTGGCTGTCGTGCACGGCGGTGGAGTTCAGTTGACGCGCACGCTCGCGCAACTCGGAAAGAAGAGCGAGTTTGTCTCGGGGTTGCGAATCACGGACGCGGAGACCCGCGACGCGGCCCTGATGGTCCTCGCGGGCCGCGTTAATAAATCGCTGGTCGCAGCAATTGGCTCGCACGGGCAGGCTGCCGTCGGACTCTCCGGCGGAGATGGCCACGTTTTCCGCGCAAGGAAGAAGAAGACGACCCCCGATCTCGGCTTTGTCGGCGAGATCGCGGCGGCTGATCCGCGGTGGCTGGAGGCAATCTGGAAGATGAATGCCGTGCCCGTCATCTCTTCGATCGCGCTGGGTTTCGACGGAGAGTACTACAACATCAACGCCGACGAGATGGCCGCGGCATGTGCTGTCAGCACCAAGGCCGATACACTGGTCTTCCTGACGGATGTTCCTGGAGTCAAAGGCGCTGACGGAAGCGTCATGCGGTGGCTGACTCTCGCGCAGATCCCGGCTCTCGAGAAGGAGCAGGTCATCTCCGGTGGGATGCTGCCGAAGCTGAAGGCATGCCGCGACGCGCTAATGTGCGGAGTCAAACGAGTTCGCATTCTTCCTGCAGGATCTGCGCCGCAACTGCCAGACCTCTGCTCGACGCGCGTCAACGATGGAACGGAGGTCATGGTCGCATGA
- the argC gene encoding N-acetyl-gamma-glutamyl-phosphate reductase codes for MSRPPRVAVAGVSGYSGGELARLLLRHPGLTETAPTFFGREGESATLTYLEDIHPSLAAGGQDAFCKVHPFNWDHVADAGIEVLFMATPHEQSREWAPEALARGLKVIDLSGAWRLHESSNRAVYKLHDKDPIVAEKLQAEAVYGCPELHRDAIKTARLVANPGCYSTSIILGLAPLVQAGLIDLECGIVCDSKSGVSGAGKAPTSKTHFMYAADNLSAYAVFGHRHTGELLEQLHLSSEQIQFTPHLLPIPRGILSTIYVRLKQKTEAAEINTVFRTFYQHSPLVRLHSSPRLPQIQYVVRTNFCDVGFELSSDGRRLVVVSCLDNLLKGAAGQAVQNLNLMCGWREQEGLL; via the coding sequence GTGTCACGGCCTCCTCGAGTTGCAGTTGCAGGCGTCAGCGGCTATTCCGGTGGCGAACTGGCGCGCCTTCTTCTGCGCCATCCGGGTCTCACAGAAACGGCTCCGACCTTCTTCGGCCGCGAAGGCGAATCAGCAACGTTGACCTATCTCGAAGACATCCATCCGTCGCTGGCAGCGGGGGGGCAAGATGCGTTCTGCAAGGTTCATCCGTTCAACTGGGACCACGTCGCCGATGCTGGGATTGAAGTTCTGTTTATGGCGACGCCGCACGAGCAGTCGCGTGAATGGGCGCCGGAGGCTCTTGCGCGCGGTCTGAAGGTCATCGACCTGAGTGGAGCATGGCGGCTGCACGAGTCATCCAACCGCGCCGTATACAAGCTGCACGACAAAGATCCGATTGTGGCCGAAAAGCTGCAGGCCGAGGCCGTTTACGGCTGCCCTGAACTGCATCGTGATGCGATTAAGACCGCTCGCCTGGTGGCGAACCCGGGTTGCTATTCCACCTCGATCATCCTCGGGTTGGCCCCGCTGGTGCAGGCCGGACTGATTGATTTGGAATGCGGCATCGTCTGCGATTCGAAGTCTGGCGTGAGTGGGGCCGGTAAGGCTCCAACCTCGAAGACACATTTCATGTATGCCGCAGACAATCTCTCCGCATATGCAGTCTTCGGTCATCGTCACACGGGAGAGTTGCTCGAACAGCTTCATTTGAGTTCTGAACAGATCCAGTTCACGCCGCACCTTCTGCCCATACCGCGCGGGATACTTTCCACGATCTACGTGCGTCTCAAGCAGAAGACCGAGGCGGCTGAGATCAACACCGTGTTCCGTACCTTTTATCAGCACAGCCCTCTCGTCAGGCTCCATTCGTCGCCACGGCTGCCGCAGATTCAATATGTCGTACGTACAAACTTCTGCGACGTCGGCTTTGAACTCTCCAGCGATGGCAGACGATTGGTCGTCGTCTCCTGCCTGGACAACTTATTGAAGGGCGCTGCCGGCCAGGCAGTGCAGAACCTGAACCTTATGTGCGGATGGAGAGAGCAGGAGGGCTTGCTGTGA
- a CDS encoding arginine repressor encodes MKQQRHNVIRELLVKTAIASQDELRRKLAGRGFHVTQATLSRDIHELRLSKGPNGYSLPSEEGDSDDAMPEIRDVLKNFGLEVRQSMNLLVVITTTGGAQPIAAGIDYEDWPEVVGTIAGDDTVLVICPDPDKANLLKERIEGYIG; translated from the coding sequence ATGAAACAACAACGCCATAACGTCATCAGAGAACTGCTGGTCAAAACAGCAATCGCCAGTCAGGATGAGTTGCGCCGAAAGCTTGCGGGTCGTGGGTTCCATGTTACACAAGCAACCTTGTCCAGGGATATACATGAATTGAGATTGTCGAAGGGACCGAATGGGTATTCACTCCCGAGCGAAGAGGGGGATTCGGATGATGCAATGCCGGAGATTCGCGACGTTCTCAAGAACTTTGGCCTTGAAGTGCGCCAGTCGATGAATCTTCTTGTCGTGATTACGACGACTGGCGGCGCGCAGCCGATTGCCGCGGGGATTGACTACGAGGACTGGCCCGAGGTGGTCGGCACAATTGCCGGGGACGACACCGTGCTCGTGATCTGCCCGGATCCAGATAAGGCGAACCTACTGAAGGAGCGGATTGAAGGGTACATTGGCTAA